The proteins below come from a single Streptomyces tubercidicus genomic window:
- a CDS encoding ABC transporter permease: MRGTEVTSVPEATGKTGTTGTRDTTEGAGAAYREAGGAPHPRRRYWRAGLLRGGIELRHLLRNPKELSGHLVNVVVALALAGYLSDKVPGTQVPMAHLTLSGFAAYLLFQIGLVNLPQILVTEREEGTLLRLRATPGGIPAYLVAKSLLVVAMAFGTLVLLLGTAALLVDGPLPHGPAGWLTLLWVSALGLLAVVPLGAAIGAVLPNPREALALIMLPVMALLITSGAMFPLTALPEAVQKIASVFPLKWMAQGLRSALLPDAARAAEPAGSWELPTVALILTAWAVLGFLLAIPLLRRAARRESGSRLSERHRRAGLSGSQAD; encoded by the coding sequence ATGAGGGGGACCGAAGTGACATCCGTGCCGGAAGCGACGGGGAAGACCGGAACGACCGGGACGAGGGACACGACCGAGGGGGCCGGTGCGGCATACCGGGAGGCGGGCGGTGCCCCGCATCCCCGCCGCCGCTACTGGCGCGCCGGGCTCCTCCGCGGCGGCATCGAGCTACGCCATCTCCTGCGTAACCCCAAGGAGTTGAGCGGCCATCTGGTCAATGTCGTCGTGGCGCTCGCGCTCGCCGGCTACCTCAGCGACAAGGTGCCCGGCACCCAGGTCCCGATGGCCCATCTGACGCTCTCAGGATTCGCCGCCTATCTGCTGTTCCAGATCGGGCTGGTCAATCTTCCGCAGATCCTGGTGACCGAGCGCGAGGAGGGCACCCTGCTGCGGCTGCGTGCCACACCCGGCGGCATACCGGCCTATCTCGTCGCCAAGTCGCTGCTGGTGGTCGCGATGGCGTTCGGCACGCTGGTGCTGCTGCTGGGAACGGCCGCGCTGCTGGTGGACGGGCCGCTGCCGCACGGGCCGGCAGGCTGGTTGACGCTGCTGTGGGTCAGTGCGCTCGGACTGCTCGCCGTCGTTCCGCTGGGAGCGGCCATCGGCGCCGTGCTGCCGAACCCTCGTGAGGCGCTTGCGCTGATCATGCTGCCCGTCATGGCGCTGCTGATCACCTCAGGGGCGATGTTCCCCCTCACCGCCCTGCCCGAAGCGGTCCAGAAGATAGCCTCCGTCTTCCCCCTGAAGTGGATGGCGCAGGGCCTGCGCTCGGCCCTCCTTCCCGACGCCGCCCGCGCCGCCGAACCGGCCGGCTCCTGGGAGCTGCCCACGGTGGCCCTGATACTCACCGCCTGGGCCGTCCTCGGCTTCCTCCTCGCCATCCCCCTCCTGCGCCGCGCCGCCCGCCGCGAATCCGGCTCCCGCCTCAGCGAACGCCACCGCAGGGCGGGGCTGAGCGGAAGCCAGGCAGATTGA
- a CDS encoding ABC transporter ATP-binding protein: protein MGATAPRQPVIRVRDVQMSYGSRHVLHGIDLDIHRGEIFALLGPNGAGKTTTVEILEGFRQRSAGEAAVLGTDPARGNDAWRARIGLVLQSWRDHRRWQVAELLTHFATYYPRPRDPAELLALVGLTEQARQQVDRLSGGQRRRLDVALAIVGRPELLFLDEPTTGFDPEARRDFHDLVERLARDEGVTILLTTHDLAEAERLADRIAMLVSGRIRACGTPSELARRAAAQAEVRWTAPDGTARRERTEDPSQLVWELHRETQGPVPGLEVRRPTLEDTYLHMVHRDDGDDGDDTDADAGTTGASGAGALDMNGASDREERAA from the coding sequence ATGGGCGCCACCGCACCCCGCCAACCCGTCATCCGGGTACGCGACGTGCAGATGTCGTACGGAAGCCGGCACGTCCTGCACGGCATCGACCTCGACATCCACCGCGGCGAGATCTTCGCGCTGCTCGGCCCCAACGGCGCCGGGAAGACCACCACCGTCGAGATTCTGGAGGGCTTCCGGCAGCGCTCCGCCGGCGAGGCCGCCGTCCTGGGCACGGACCCGGCGCGCGGTAACGACGCCTGGCGCGCGCGGATCGGCCTGGTCCTGCAGTCCTGGCGCGACCACCGCCGCTGGCAGGTCGCCGAGCTGCTGACGCACTTCGCCACGTACTACCCGCGGCCCCGCGACCCGGCCGAACTCCTCGCCCTGGTGGGCCTCACCGAGCAGGCCCGCCAGCAGGTCGACCGGCTCTCCGGCGGCCAGCGCCGCCGTCTGGACGTCGCACTCGCCATCGTCGGCCGCCCCGAACTCCTCTTCCTGGACGAGCCGACGACCGGCTTCGATCCCGAGGCCCGGCGCGACTTCCACGATCTGGTCGAACGGCTCGCCCGCGACGAGGGCGTCACGATCCTGCTCACCACCCACGATCTGGCCGAGGCCGAGCGGCTGGCCGACCGCATAGCGATGCTGGTCAGCGGCCGGATCCGGGCCTGCGGCACCCCGTCGGAACTGGCCCGCAGGGCCGCCGCCCAGGCCGAGGTGCGCTGGACGGCACCCGACGGTACGGCCCGGCGCGAACGGACCGAGGACCCGTCCCAGCTGGTCTGGGAACTCCACCGGGAGACGCAGGGCCCGGTCCCCGGCCTGGAGGTCCGTCGGCCGACGCTGGAGGACACCTATCTGCACATGGTCCACCGGGACGACGGGGATGACGGGGACGACACCGACGCCGACGCCGGGACCACGGGGGCGAGCGGGGCCGGGGCCTTGGACATGAACGGGGCCTCGGACCGGGAGGAGCGAGCGGCATGA
- a CDS encoding MurR/RpiR family transcriptional regulator: MDSGMDIGVASGVDTGTAARLQKLFEGHRLTPTQRRIAHCMVRRAADAPFLSSVELAELAGVSQPSVTRFAVALGFDGYPALRRHLREVAPTDKPGDTGSYNEYQQAVQAEIDNLRHLAAALADPSPVIEAGRLFAASRPLPVLGLRAATAQAAGFSYFARKVHPDVRLLDEGGTMLTDRIDAAVRAGASALLCFALPRHPREVVDALEYARTSGLTVVTVADSAFAPVAHHTDLLLPAPVGTGLAFDTACAPMLLGRVLLEAMCDALPDAQARLEEFDARAAARGLFVE, from the coding sequence ATGGACAGCGGGATGGACATCGGCGTGGCCAGTGGTGTGGACACCGGTACCGCCGCCCGGCTGCAGAAGCTGTTCGAGGGCCACCGGCTGACCCCCACCCAGCGCCGGATCGCGCACTGCATGGTGCGCCGGGCCGCCGACGCGCCCTTCCTCTCCAGCGTCGAACTGGCCGAACTCGCCGGTGTCAGCCAGCCCTCCGTCACCCGCTTCGCCGTCGCCCTCGGCTTCGACGGCTACCCGGCGCTCCGCCGCCATCTGCGCGAGGTCGCCCCCACGGACAAGCCCGGCGACACCGGCTCCTACAACGAGTACCAGCAGGCCGTACAGGCCGAGATCGACAACCTCCGCCATCTCGCCGCCGCCCTCGCCGACCCGTCGCCGGTGATCGAGGCCGGCCGCCTCTTCGCCGCCTCCCGCCCGCTCCCCGTCCTCGGCCTGCGCGCCGCCACCGCCCAGGCCGCCGGCTTCAGCTACTTCGCCCGCAAGGTCCACCCCGACGTCCGGCTGCTCGACGAGGGCGGCACCATGCTCACCGACCGCATCGACGCCGCCGTACGGGCCGGTGCGAGCGCCCTCCTCTGCTTCGCCCTGCCCCGCCACCCCCGTGAGGTCGTCGACGCCCTGGAGTACGCCCGCACCTCCGGTCTGACCGTCGTCACCGTCGCCGACAGCGCCTTCGCCCCCGTCGCCCACCACACCGACCTCCTCCTCCCGGCCCCCGTCGGCACCGGCCTGGCCTTCGACACGGCCTGCGCCCCCATGCTGCTGGGCCGCGTCCTCCTGGAAGCGATGTGCGACGCCCTGCCCGACGCCCAGGCCCGCCTGGAGGAGTTCGACGCGAGGGCGGCGGCACGGGGGCTGTTCGTGGAGTGA
- a CDS encoding aromatic amino acid ammonia-lyase, whose protein sequence is MLDNSPRTGRRITLDGSALHPADIAALAERTAHPTAPDPKAFARAEESWETARRLAATGRVYGRSTGVGANRTEDVGAADAEHGLRLLRSHAGAIGDPLPGREVRAMLAVRANQLLAGGAGLNPAVITSLLAALDAGAHPVVNEHGAVGTGDLAALAQTGLALAGEHPWLCAPGARAPAPIALDNNDALALISSNALTLGQSALALDELRRLLAASLPIAALSLLAVGGSYEPFAEPVMLARPHLGSAAAATRLRALSGIPPRPAPPLGRIQDPYGFRCLPQIHGPALDAADTLEGVLTVEVNAAAENPMISIEDQAAYHHGNFYAAHAALALDTFRLAVLQTARLSTARLAALSEPDFTRLRPFLGDAAPASSGVMILEYAAGAALGEMRAVSHPASLGHAVLSRGVEEQASFASLGARQALRACTYYRQILACELVAAIRALRMRSLEPDPGLPLATAYTLAAEALDPRMEDRPLTDDVAVAAGLLEGLAEL, encoded by the coding sequence ATGCTGGACAACAGCCCCCGCACGGGCCGCCGCATCACACTCGACGGCAGCGCTCTGCACCCCGCCGATATCGCCGCCCTCGCCGAGCGCACCGCCCACCCCACGGCGCCCGACCCCAAGGCATTCGCCCGCGCCGAGGAATCCTGGGAAACCGCCCGCCGCCTCGCCGCCACCGGCCGGGTCTACGGACGCAGCACCGGCGTCGGCGCCAACCGCACGGAGGATGTCGGGGCCGCGGACGCCGAGCACGGACTGCGGCTGCTGCGCAGCCACGCCGGAGCGATCGGCGACCCGCTGCCCGGCCGCGAGGTCCGCGCCATGCTCGCGGTACGCGCCAACCAGCTGCTGGCGGGCGGCGCGGGCCTGAACCCCGCCGTCATCACCTCCCTGCTCGCCGCCCTGGACGCCGGCGCGCACCCCGTCGTCAACGAACACGGCGCCGTCGGCACCGGCGATCTGGCCGCGCTCGCCCAGACCGGCCTCGCCCTGGCCGGCGAACACCCCTGGCTCTGCGCGCCCGGCGCCCGTGCCCCCGCCCCCATCGCCCTCGACAACAACGACGCCCTCGCCCTGATCAGCAGCAACGCCCTCACCCTCGGCCAGTCCGCACTCGCCCTCGACGAACTGCGCCGGCTGCTGGCCGCCTCGCTCCCGATCGCCGCGCTCTCCCTCCTCGCGGTCGGCGGCTCCTACGAACCCTTCGCCGAACCGGTCATGCTCGCCCGCCCGCACCTCGGCTCCGCGGCCGCCGCCACCCGGCTGCGCGCCCTCTCCGGCATCCCGCCGCGCCCCGCTCCGCCCCTCGGCCGCATCCAGGACCCGTACGGCTTCCGCTGCCTCCCGCAGATACACGGCCCGGCGCTGGACGCCGCCGACACGCTGGAGGGGGTGCTGACCGTCGAGGTGAACGCCGCCGCCGAGAACCCCATGATCAGCATCGAGGACCAGGCCGCCTACCACCACGGCAACTTCTACGCCGCGCATGCCGCGCTCGCCCTGGACACCTTCCGGCTGGCCGTGCTGCAGACCGCCCGGCTGTCCACCGCCCGGCTCGCCGCGCTCTCCGAGCCCGACTTCACCCGGCTGCGGCCGTTCCTGGGCGACGCCGCGCCCGCCAGCTCCGGCGTGATGATCCTCGAATACGCGGCCGGCGCCGCGCTCGGCGAGATGCGCGCGGTCTCCCACCCCGCCTCGCTCGGCCACGCCGTGCTCTCCCGCGGCGTCGAGGAACAGGCCAGCTTCGCCTCCCTCGGCGCGCGCCAGGCCCTGCGCGCCTGTACGTACTACCGGCAGATCCTCGCCTGCGAACTGGTCGCCGCCATACGGGCCCTGCGGATGCGCTCCCTGGAACCCGACCCCGGACTGCCCCTCGCCACCGCCTACACCCTCGCCGCCGAGGCCCTCGACCCGCGGATGGAGGACCGTCCGCTGACGGATGATGTGGCGGTGGCGGCGGGGTTGCTGGAGGGGTTGGCGGAGCTGTGA
- a CDS encoding transcriptional regulator, translating into MSTPSGFDELIHPATRLSVVALLAAAEWADFPFLRDSLSLSDSALSKQLSTLEEAGYLEIRKEGGGRKRRTKVRLTSLGRTAFEGHVAALRAIVEGAGPTAAPAATGPEAAAATASDTQQRPHHAKAGR; encoded by the coding sequence ATGAGCACCCCGAGCGGCTTCGACGAACTGATCCACCCCGCCACCCGGCTGTCCGTGGTCGCGCTGCTCGCCGCCGCGGAATGGGCCGACTTCCCTTTCCTCCGCGACAGCCTCTCGCTCAGCGACTCCGCACTCTCCAAGCAGCTGTCCACCCTGGAAGAGGCCGGATATCTGGAGATCCGCAAGGAGGGCGGCGGCCGCAAACGCCGCACCAAGGTACGGCTGACGAGCCTCGGCCGGACCGCCTTCGAGGGACATGTCGCCGCCCTCCGCGCCATCGTCGAGGGCGCGGGGCCCACTGCGGCGCCCGCAGCCACCGGACCGGAGGCCGCCGCGGCGACGGCATCAGACACCCAGCAGCGCCCACATCACGCGAAGGCGGGCCGATGA
- a CDS encoding diaminopimelate decarboxylase: MTFTERDRAVEAAVARGLVGAGEPVAGLLDIAGIRRSAGELRAAFEEFTAPGTPVLHAFAVKAASLVPVLELLAQEGLGCEVASPGELALARAAGVPVTRTVLDSPAKTHAELREALALGIAVNADNPEELARIDALMGTAPSTAPIGLRVNPQIGGGTIGAMSTATDTSKFGVALRDEGAREWVVRAFLDRPWLTRLHAHVGSQGMPLELMAAGVRALFVLAEEINERAGRRQIDTLDIGGGLPVNFSSDATTPTYREYAALLHATVPGLLSGRYGLVTEFGRSLLAKHGTVLARVEYAKSAGGRPIAVTHAGAQVATRTVFVPEAWPIRVAAYDAEGRPKTGAPVAQDIAGPCCFAGDLVAENRPLPLLDAGDHAALLDTGAYYFSTHFAYNSLPRPGIYGYAPDPDGTLRFATIRTPQTLEELTTESGSAHASALRDLGRP, translated from the coding sequence ATGACGTTTACGGAGCGAGATCGAGCCGTAGAGGCAGCCGTTGCGCGGGGGCTGGTGGGGGCCGGCGAACCCGTGGCGGGGCTGCTGGACATTGCCGGGATCCGGCGTTCGGCGGGTGAACTCCGCGCCGCGTTCGAGGAGTTCACCGCCCCGGGCACCCCGGTCCTGCACGCCTTCGCGGTGAAGGCTGCCTCGCTCGTGCCCGTGCTGGAGCTGCTCGCGCAGGAGGGGCTCGGCTGCGAGGTGGCCAGTCCCGGTGAGCTGGCGCTGGCCCGTGCCGCCGGGGTGCCGGTCACGCGGACCGTCCTGGACTCGCCCGCCAAGACCCACGCCGAGCTGCGTGAGGCGCTGGCCCTCGGGATCGCCGTCAACGCCGACAACCCGGAGGAGCTGGCGCGGATCGACGCGCTGATGGGCACCGCGCCGAGCACCGCGCCCATCGGTCTGCGGGTCAATCCGCAGATCGGCGGCGGCACCATCGGGGCGATGAGCACCGCCACCGACACCTCGAAGTTCGGTGTCGCGCTGCGTGACGAGGGTGCCCGCGAGTGGGTCGTCCGCGCCTTCCTTGACCGCCCGTGGCTGACCCGGCTGCACGCCCATGTCGGCTCCCAGGGCATGCCGCTGGAGCTGATGGCCGCGGGGGTACGGGCCCTGTTCGTGCTGGCCGAGGAGATCAACGAGCGGGCCGGCCGGCGCCAGATCGACACCCTCGACATCGGCGGCGGCCTGCCGGTGAACTTCTCCTCGGACGCCACCACCCCGACCTACCGCGAGTACGCCGCGCTGCTGCACGCGACGGTCCCCGGCCTGCTGTCCGGGCGCTACGGGCTCGTCACCGAGTTCGGCCGCTCACTGCTGGCGAAGCACGGTACGGTCCTCGCCCGGGTCGAGTACGCCAAGTCGGCCGGCGGCCGCCCCATCGCCGTCACCCATGCCGGCGCCCAGGTCGCCACCCGCACGGTCTTCGTCCCCGAGGCCTGGCCGATCCGGGTCGCCGCCTACGACGCCGAAGGGCGCCCCAAGACGGGCGCTCCGGTTGCCCAGGACATCGCGGGGCCGTGCTGCTTCGCCGGTGACCTGGTCGCCGAGAACCGGCCGCTCCCCCTCCTGGATGCCGGTGACCACGCCGCCCTCCTGGACACCGGCGCGTACTACTTCTCCACGCACTTCGCCTACAACTCCCTTCCCCGCCCCGGCATTTACGGCTATGCGCCGGACCCGGACGGCACCCTCCGCTTCGCGACCATCCGCACCCCGCAGACACTGGAGGAACTCACCACGGAGAGCGGCTCGGCCCACGCATCAGCCCTGCGCGACCTCGGGCGGCCGTAG
- a CDS encoding ABC transporter ATP-binding protein, with the protein MIKFDAVSKRYPNGTTAVDGLSLDLPEGGVTVLVGSSGCGKTTTLRMVNRMVEPTSGTISVGGRDILEADAAELRRGIGYVIQQSGLFPHRTILDNIATVPLLLGWGRRKARARAAELLELVGLPADAGKRYPHQLSGGQQQRVGVARALAADPPVLLMDEPFGAVDPVVRTQLQNELLRLQEELRKTVVFVTHDIDEAVRLGDRIAVFRTGGRLVQCAAPAELLARPADDFVADFLGAERGLKLLSLTTLADVPYAPGGAIRADEPVGGISRDGDRWRLVTSPRGEPLGWLDTDALPSGGTAGEAALEAVRPLRDTDSLLSALNEAVSSPAAAVARVTADGVLTGLTSRDAIHERAGRSHAEAGRAAETETGRAAPTPESAPKPPATEPATESAAEPPATPERSA; encoded by the coding sequence ATGATCAAGTTCGACGCAGTCAGCAAGCGATACCCGAATGGCACCACCGCCGTGGACGGGCTGTCCCTGGACCTTCCCGAGGGCGGCGTCACCGTCCTCGTCGGCTCATCGGGGTGCGGCAAGACGACCACCCTGCGGATGGTCAACCGCATGGTCGAGCCGACGTCCGGCACGATCAGCGTCGGCGGCCGCGACATCCTGGAGGCGGACGCTGCCGAGCTGCGCCGCGGCATCGGCTACGTCATCCAGCAGTCCGGTCTCTTCCCTCACCGTACGATCCTGGACAACATCGCGACGGTCCCGCTGCTGCTGGGCTGGGGCCGGCGCAAGGCCCGCGCCCGCGCCGCCGAGCTGCTGGAGCTGGTTGGCCTGCCCGCCGACGCCGGGAAGCGCTATCCGCACCAGCTCTCCGGCGGCCAGCAGCAGCGCGTCGGCGTGGCCCGTGCGCTCGCCGCCGACCCGCCCGTGCTCCTGATGGACGAGCCGTTCGGCGCGGTCGACCCGGTGGTCCGCACCCAGCTGCAGAACGAGCTGCTCCGGCTCCAGGAGGAGCTGCGCAAGACCGTCGTCTTCGTCACCCACGACATCGACGAGGCGGTCCGGCTGGGCGACCGGATCGCGGTCTTCCGCACCGGCGGCCGGCTCGTCCAGTGCGCCGCGCCCGCCGAGCTGCTGGCCCGTCCGGCCGATGATTTCGTCGCCGACTTCCTGGGCGCCGAGCGCGGGCTGAAGCTGCTCTCGCTCACCACCCTCGCGGACGTGCCGTACGCGCCGGGCGGGGCGATACGCGCGGACGAGCCGGTCGGCGGGATATCCCGCGACGGCGACCGCTGGCGCCTGGTGACCTCCCCGCGCGGCGAACCGCTGGGCTGGCTGGACACCGACGCGCTGCCGTCCGGCGGCACGGCCGGCGAGGCCGCTCTGGAGGCCGTACGGCCGCTGCGCGACACCGACTCATTGCTCTCCGCGCTGAACGAGGCCGTTTCCTCCCCGGCCGCCGCGGTCGCCCGGGTCACCGCCGACGGCGTGCTCACCGGCCTCACCTCCCGCGACGCCATCCACGAACGCGCGGGCCGCAGCCACGCGGAGGCGGGCCGGGCGGCGGAGACGGAGACGGGCCGAGCGGCACCCACCCCGGAGTCCGCACCGAAACCGCCCGCTACGGAGCCCGCTACCGAGTCCGCCGCAGAGCCCCCCGCCACCCCGGAGCGCTCCGCATGA
- a CDS encoding ABC transporter permease: protein MTIEWGWFPDHADEMARLTADHLATAVPAVLLGLLIALPLAVLAHRVRPLRGFVLGASNILYTIPSLAFFVLLLPVTGLTRTTAIVGLTAYTLVVLVRNTVEGLDAVPAKAREASQAMGTRPLRTLLTVELPLALPVIMAGVRVATVMSISLVSVASYIGYGGLGQLFTDGFQRNYPTPVIAGVALTLLLALVADALLVTVQWLCTPWLRGTSRQRTSLRRKAA from the coding sequence ATGACCATCGAGTGGGGCTGGTTCCCCGACCACGCCGACGAGATGGCCCGGCTCACCGCGGACCACCTCGCCACCGCCGTCCCCGCGGTCCTCCTCGGCCTGCTGATCGCGCTGCCACTGGCGGTCCTCGCACACCGCGTACGGCCGCTGCGCGGCTTCGTCCTCGGTGCCTCCAACATCCTCTACACCATCCCCTCCCTCGCCTTCTTCGTGCTGCTGCTGCCGGTCACCGGACTGACCCGCACCACCGCGATCGTCGGTCTGACCGCGTACACCCTGGTCGTGCTGGTGCGGAACACCGTCGAGGGCCTGGACGCGGTCCCGGCCAAGGCCCGCGAGGCATCCCAGGCGATGGGGACCCGGCCGCTGCGCACCCTGCTCACCGTCGAGCTGCCGCTCGCCCTCCCGGTGATCATGGCGGGCGTACGGGTCGCCACCGTCATGTCCATCTCCCTGGTCAGCGTGGCCAGTTACATCGGATACGGCGGCCTCGGCCAGCTCTTCACCGACGGCTTCCAGCGCAACTACCCCACCCCGGTCATCGCCGGTGTGGCCCTGACCCTGCTGCTCGCCCTGGTTGCCGACGCGCTGCTGGTGACCGTCCAGTGGCTGTGCACCCCCTGGCTGCGCGGCACCTCCCGGCAGCGCACCTCTCTGCGGCGGAAGGCAGCGTGA